The DNA window CTTCGCGCAGCGCGGTCAGCACCCGATCGATCTGGGCATCAACGTCGCCTGCCGCCTTGCTATAACGGCGGACAAAGCCCTGCTGCTGCGTATCGTCGAGGGTGGTGCCATTGAGCGAGACCCACGAGAACCAGCGATTCTCATCCTGCGCGTAACGGTCCAGCCAGCCGATCCACTGATTGGCGGTCTGCTCGTCGCTCTGGGTCTTCGCGCTCGGCAGCGAGAAGTCGGAGAGCAGCGCCTGGCGATACAGCGGGCTGCTAAACCCATCGGAAGAGAACAGGCCCAGCTGGTAGCCCTGCTGGTTGAGAGCGGTGATCAGCGCCGCGGGAATACGCGCCGAGAGGACACCGTCCATATAGCCTGGCGAAATGCCGTAGAACAGGCCAAACAGGCCGCTGTCGGCGGTATTGCCCGAGCTCATATGCTGGGTAAAGTTCACGTTTTCTTTGGCAAACGCCGCCAGCGCCGGCATCGTTTTTTCAAACCGCGAGTAGTTCAGGTTGTCGACGGTGATCAGTAGCACATTATAGCCCGCGCCGAGGTCGCGGTAGCGCAGGTTACTGAGCGGATACTGGACCGATACCGCCTCCGGCGCCCCTTGCTCCACCAGGCGACGCTGATAATCCTCGGCGTCGAGCAGGCCATGTTTCTCAAGGAAACGTCGGGCGGTCATCGGATAAGAAAGCGGTAGATTCGCTCGCTGCATGGTGATCGGGCGATAAAAATTGGCATCCGCCCAGATATAGACCAGGTGGCTGCTGATGAACGACAAAAAGAAGAACCAGGCGACCGGGCGGGCATAATGGCGGCGACGCGTCAGGCTGCGCAGTTTTTGCCAGCTCCAGGTGGCGAAGAGCATTTCAATCAAAAAGATGACCGGGACGCTGATAAACATCAGCTGCCAGTCGCGCGCCATCTCATTCTGGTCAGGGTTGATGACCAGCTCCCAGACCACCGGGTTTAAATGAAGATGAAAGCGGGTAAAGACCTCGCTGTCTATCAGCAGCAGCGTCATCCCGGCGGTGGCAAGGATCACCGACAGGAAGCGCATCAGGCGCTGCGAGACCACGATAAAGGTCAACGGAAAGAGGATCAGCACATAGCTGGTAAACACCAGGAAGCTGAAGTGCCCGACGAGACTGACGTACGAAAAGAGTCGTCCGGCAAGCGTCGTCGGCCAGTCGGCGACAAAAAGGTAGCGGCTGCCGAGCACCATGGCCAACAACATGTTGAACAGGGCGAACCAGTGCCCCCAGCTAACCATCTGGGAGACTTTTTCTCGGTAGGGCTGACGTAGAGTCACCATATACTGTTGCTGTTATCCTTAATGCGCTGGATCGTCGTTAATCGAAGATTGCAAAGCCTGCGCGAAAGAACGGGCGATGGCCTGACGCTGCGCCGGCGCGACGCTACTGTTGATCAGGTTGGTCACCATATTGCCTAACACCATCAGTGAAAGGTCAACCGGGGCTTTGTGTGATTCCAGGACGTTCGTCAGCTCGCTGAGCAACTGTTCGACCTGTTGATCGCTATAGCGGGAAATTTGCGGCATAAACTCAAAATCTGTTTGTTCGTGAAAGGGCAACATATTACCGTAGCAGCAGCTTTTTTTCCGCATTTTTTCGCCGCGGCGCAAAAGCGCACCGATCGTCAGTCATGACGTCGAAATGTGTGGCGCCAGTTGCGTCGGCAACCCGGCGGTGGTTGAATACCGCCCGGTCTAAAAGGAGAGTTTAACATGAGTCTGGATATCGACCAGATTGCCCTGCATCAGTTAATCAAACGTGATGAACAAAATCTGGAGCTGGTGCTGCGCGAGTCACTGCTGGAGCCGAACGCGACGGTCGTCGAGATGATGGCTGAACTGCACCGGGTTTATAGCGCCAAAAGCAAAGCCTATGGCTTGTTCAATGAAGAGAGCGAACTGGCGCAGGCGCTGCGCCTGCAGCGTCAGGGGGAAGAGGAGTTTCTGGCGTTCAGCCGCGCGGCGACCGGCCGCCTGCGCGATGAGCTGGCGAAATACCCGTTCGCCGAAGGGGGCATTGTCCTCTTCTGTCAGTATCGTTACCTGGCGGTCGAGTATCTGCTGGTGGCGGTGCTCAATAACCTGAGCAGCATGCGCGTCAACGAAGAGCTGGATATCCGCTCGACCCATTATCTGGATATTAACCATGCCGATATCGTCGCGCGCATCGATCTGACCGAGTGGGAAACCAATCCAGAGTCGACCCGCTACCTGACCTTCCTGAAAGGGCGGGTGGGGCGCAAAGTGGCCGATTTCTTCATGGATTTCCTCGGCGCCAGCGAAGGTCTCAACGCCAAAGCGCAGAACCGCGGCCTGCTGCAGGCGGTGGATGACTTTGCCGCCGACGCGCAGCTTGATAAATCCGAGCGACAGAATGTGCGTCAGCAGGTCTATGCTTACTGCAATGAACAGCTGCAGGCCGGGGAAGAGATTGAGCTGGAGTCGCTGTCCAAAGAGCTTGCCGGCGTCAGCGAAAAGAGCTTCCAGGAATTCACCGCCGAGCAGGGCTACGAGCTGGAAGAGAGCTTCCCGGCGGATCGCAGCACCTTACGTCAGCTGACCAAGTTTGCCGGCAGCGGCGGCGGTTTGACCATTAACTTCGACGCGATGCTGCTGGGCGAACGCGTATTCTGGGATCCCGCCACCGATACCCTGACCATTAAGGGCACCCCGCCGAACCTGCGCGACCAGCTGCAGCGCCGGACGTCCGGCGGCAACTAAGCGCCACGCCCCGTCAGCGCGACCGCTGAACGGGGACGATCTCCACGCCGCTCTGCACCAGCCGCTGGCGCAGCGCGGCGTCGGGCTCCCCATCGACGATAAGCGTACTGGCGAGGTTCAGCTCGCCGATGGCAAAGGCCGACGCGGCGTTGAGCTTTTCCCGGGAGGCCATCACCACGGTTTCCGCGGCCCTGGCCGCCAGCGCGCGCTTGATGCCTGCCTCTTCATAATCACCGGTGGTAAAACCCGCTCGCGGGTGGACGCCGGTCACCCCCATAAAGAACACATCGGCGTTGATCCGCGCCATTGCTTCCAGCGTTTCAGGGCCGACGGCGACAACCGAATGCTTAAACACTTTGCCGCCGAGCAGGATCACCTCGATTCGCGGGTGATCGACCAGCGCCACGGCGATGCCGGGGCTGTGAGTGACCACCGTGCAGCTGAGGTCGGCGGGTAATAAGCCGATCATCGCCGCGGTGGTGGTGCCGCCATCGACAATCACCACCTGTCCAGGCTGGATCAGGGCGGCGGCAGCGCGCGCTACCGCCTGTTTGGAGGCGATTTGCACGCTTTTGCGTGTTTCAATAGGGGCGATGGCGGCAGAGACGGGCAGCGCCCCGCCGTGGACCCGCTGCAGTTTTCCTTCCGCCGCCAGCTCGCGCAGATCGCGGCGAATGGAGTCCTCAGAGACGTTAAACCGTTGGCTCAGCTCCCCGGACATCACCTGTTTTTCCTCCGCAAGGATCTGCAGGATTTGCTGTTTTCGTTGACTGGCGAGCATGATTTTTCCTTCACGAGTGATCTTGTTTATGCACGATTATGCATGTTATGGTGCCTGCTGTCATCTGAAAGGGGATATAACATGCAAACTCACGCACCGCACGTCCGACACGTTCGCGAGACGCTGCTCTCTGATAACTGGTACACGCTGAAAAAATATACCTTTGAACTGCAGCGCCGGGACGGACGCTGGCAGGAGCAGAGCCGCGAGGCCTACGATCGCGGCAACGGCGCGGTCATTTTACTCTACAACCGGGAAAAGCGGACGGTGGTCCTGACCCGTCAGTTCCGTTTTCCGGTGTTTACTCACGGTCACGACGGATATCTCATTGAAGCGGCGGCAGGGCTGTTGGATAACGCCTCGCCGGAGGCGCGGATCGTAGCCGAAGCGGAAGAGGAGACCGGCTTTCGGGTGACGCGCATCGAGCCCCTCTTCACCGTCTTTATGAGCCCCGGATCTGTCACCGAAAAACTCTACTTTTTTATCGCCGAATATCAGGCCGATGACCGGCAGGGAGACGGCGGCGGGCTGGCGGCGGAAGGTGAGGACATTGAAGTGCTGGAGTGGCCCCTGGCGCGGGCGCTGCAGGCCATTCGCGATGGCGAGATCATGGATGCCAAAACCATTATCCTGCTGCAGCACCTGGCGCTGAATGCCGACACGCTCCTCGCCGGCTGAGCGGCAAGGAGCAGGGAGGGTTAACGCAGCTCGCGGGCAATGGCGCTGTACATCAGCGCCGCTTCCAACGGCTGGGCGTTAAAGGAGGGTTCCGCCTGCGGCCAGGTCGACCATTGGACGATCACCAGGTGTTCCGCGCGGTTCACCATGATCACCTGGCCGTAGATCCCCAGCGCCCACAGCGAGTCTTTCAGCCCTTCCTGCGGCGTCGGCTGGACGTTTTGCGCATTCGCCGGTATGGCGTTATTCCACCACTGATAGCCGTAGATACCTTGCGGATGCGCCGCCGAGACCGAGTTTAGCGCAGTGGTCCAGCTTGCGGCCTGATCGAACCAGCCCGCCGGCACCAGCTGTTTGCCGTTGCTTAACCGACCATCGCGGGCGACGAATTCGCCGAAGCGGCCCCAGTCTTCAAGGGTGGCGTTAAAGCCGTGGGCGCCGACATCGTGCTTCCCTTGCTGATAAGCATGCCATACGCCGTCGTGGGCCATCCCGACGGGCCGCCACAGCGACTGCTCAAGCCAGGCGGCCAGCGACATGCCGGTGGCGCGCTCCAGGATATCGCCCAGCAGCCAGGCGCCGCCGGAAGAGTAGGACCACTGCTCGCCCGCCGGATGTTTGCGCGCCAGGCCGGTGACGATCTTGCGCACGCAGGCATAGGCCCCGGGCTGCGCCTCGCACTGGGTCAGGCGGGCGAAGTGCGACTGCGGGTCGGTGTAGTCTTCATTCCATTCCACACCGCTGGTGTGCTGCATCAACTGCTTCAGCGTCACGCCGTCCCAGGCGGTGCCTTTCAGTTCGGGTTCATAAACGGTAATCAGATCATCGAGGGAGTGGATCTTACCCTGCTGAATGGCGATGCCCACCAGCGTTGAGACCACCGATTTTCCCACCGAGCGTGAGGTCCACAGGGTGGTATCGGTGTTGCCGTCGCCAAGATATTTCCAGGCGACTTTGCCGTCTTTCAGCACCAGCATACCGCTGACGTTCTCGCGCTTCAGGTAATCCTGCAGGGTCCAGGTGTGGCCGTTAAGGGTATAGCGGGCATCGGTCAATTGTTTTTCAGCGCGTTCCAGCGGCGCCGAGGCGCCGTGGCGGAAAACATCGCCGGCATAGTTGCGATAGTCATTTCGAAAGCCAATCACGCGTGAAGTCTGATCCCAGCTGAGCATATCTTTGGCGGCGGGTAGCGTTTGGTCGTAAGGCGTTGGGCAGACATCCAGCGTCAGGTCGCCGCAGCGTTGTGCCATTGCCGCGGCCGGCAGCGCCGCCAGGATTAACGCCAGGGCCAGTGGTTTTCTTATCATCTTCCTTTCCTCGTTTGCCATAGATTCGCATCGCAGTATATAAATCGGCGCGCGGCGGCTAAAATCAGCAAAGGGGGGATTTTCCCCCGAAAGGGAGAGAAGGATGAAAACCCTGCAGTATTCTTTCGCGCAGATTGAAGCATTCGCCACCATCGCCGAGACCGGCAGCCTGTCGCGGGCGGCTATTCGGTTAGGTAAAGACCGAACCACGCTGCGCGATCTGCTGGACTATCTGGAAGATGCGCTGGGCTATCGGCTGTTCAGCCGGGAAGGGCGTACCCTGACCTTAACCGCCGAAGGGGAGCAGCTTTTTCGTCAGGCGCATCTGCTGTTGCGTCAGGCGCAGGCTTTCGAGTCTTTTGCGCAAACGCTGCCGCAAACCGCCGGGCAGGCGCTGCGTCTGGTGTACGATCCCTTTATCCCACGTGATTTTCTCTGCGCGCTGGCCGATACGCTGGCCCGGCGGCAGATCCGGTTAAGCTGCTGGAGCGCCTCACGGGGCGAAGCCGAGCAGGCGCTGAGCGATGGCGTGGCGGATATGGCGATGTGCCAGGCCAACAACCGCACGCTGGGCAGCGAAATGGAGTGGCGGGCGCTCGGCACCGTGGATCTGCGTTTCTACGCGGCGGACCGCCTGTTCCGGGATGCGGCGCGGCCGCTGACGCTGCTGAATCTGTCGTTGACGCCGCAGCTGGTGATGCACCGGCGCAGCGACGATCAGATTGCCCGCCGGCTGCAGATCTCCGGCCATACGCTGTATATGAACGAAATTACCCTGCTGCGCCATGCGATGGAGCAGGGGCGGGGCTGGGGGTTTTTACCGGACCATTTGCGGCCAGGCGAGTGGCAGGGAGTCGGTGAAATCGCGACGGAGGTCGGCAGTCAGGGGCTGAACGTCACCATGGTGATGCTCTGGCTGCCCGGAATGAATAAGCACCGGCTGCTGAGCGACATCGTGGACGAGGCGCCGGCGCTTTGGCGGCGCGGATAACAAAACGCCCCGGAGCCGAAGACCCCGGGGCGCTTGCCATACAACTTGCTATCGGCGATTACGCGCGAACGAAGTCGATGTGAGTCAGTTTCGGCTTGAACGCGTGGCGCTGAACAGCCTGAACTTTGACTTTTTCTTCTTTGCCATCAACAACGACGGTCAGAACTTCGCCGTAAAACTCAGCTTTGCCCTGCATGTTCCATACTTTGTCGTGGTCCAGTTCGATAGCAAC is part of the Klebsiella quasipneumoniae subsp. quasipneumoniae genome and encodes:
- the rplY gene encoding 50S ribosomal protein L25 is translated as MFTINAEVRKEQGKGASRRLRAANKFPAIIYGGEAAPVAIELDHDKVWNMQGKAEFYGEVLTVVVDGKEEKVKVQAVQRHAFKPKLTHIDFVRA
- the yejM gene encoding LPS biosynthesis-modulating metalloenzyme YejM, whose translation is MVTLRQPYREKVSQMVSWGHWFALFNMLLAMVLGSRYLFVADWPTTLAGRLFSYVSLVGHFSFLVFTSYVLILFPLTFIVVSQRLMRFLSVILATAGMTLLLIDSEVFTRFHLHLNPVVWELVINPDQNEMARDWQLMFISVPVIFLIEMLFATWSWQKLRSLTRRRHYARPVAWFFFLSFISSHLVYIWADANFYRPITMQRANLPLSYPMTARRFLEKHGLLDAEDYQRRLVEQGAPEAVSVQYPLSNLRYRDLGAGYNVLLITVDNLNYSRFEKTMPALAAFAKENVNFTQHMSSGNTADSGLFGLFYGISPGYMDGVLSARIPAALITALNQQGYQLGLFSSDGFSSPLYRQALLSDFSLPSAKTQSDEQTANQWIGWLDRYAQDENRWFSWVSLNGTTLDDTQQQGFVRRYSKAAGDVDAQIDRVLTALREGGKLDNTVVIITGGHGKPLNVKHDPFDWSREQLQVPLIIHWPGTPAQEIATLTDNKDVMTTLMQRLLHVSTPANEYSQGEDLFSAARRRNWVTAANGDTLAITTPAITVVLNHNGTYTTWSRDGEKIKDQKPQLSLLLQVLTDEKRFIAN
- a CDS encoding NUDIX domain-containing protein, producing the protein MQTHAPHVRHVRETLLSDNWYTLKKYTFELQRRDGRWQEQSREAYDRGNGAVILLYNREKRTVVLTRQFRFPVFTHGHDGYLIEAAAGLLDNASPEARIVAEAEEETGFRVTRIEPLFTVFMSPGSVTEKLYFFIAEYQADDRQGDGGGLAAEGEDIEVLEWPLARALQAIRDGEIMDAKTIILLQHLALNADTLLAG
- a CDS encoding serine hydrolase domain-containing protein: MIRKPLALALILAALPAAAMAQRCGDLTLDVCPTPYDQTLPAAKDMLSWDQTSRVIGFRNDYRNYAGDVFRHGASAPLERAEKQLTDARYTLNGHTWTLQDYLKRENVSGMLVLKDGKVAWKYLGDGNTDTTLWTSRSVGKSVVSTLVGIAIQQGKIHSLDDLITVYEPELKGTAWDGVTLKQLMQHTSGVEWNEDYTDPQSHFARLTQCEAQPGAYACVRKIVTGLARKHPAGEQWSYSSGGAWLLGDILERATGMSLAAWLEQSLWRPVGMAHDGVWHAYQQGKHDVGAHGFNATLEDWGRFGEFVARDGRLSNGKQLVPAGWFDQAASWTTALNSVSAAHPQGIYGYQWWNNAIPANAQNVQPTPQEGLKDSLWALGIYGQVIMVNRAEHLVIVQWSTWPQAEPSFNAQPLEAALMYSAIARELR
- a CDS encoding DeoR/GlpR family DNA-binding transcription regulator, with product MLASQRKQQILQILAEEKQVMSGELSQRFNVSEDSIRRDLRELAAEGKLQRVHGGALPVSAAIAPIETRKSVQIASKQAVARAAAALIQPGQVVIVDGGTTTAAMIGLLPADLSCTVVTHSPGIAVALVDHPRIEVILLGGKVFKHSVVAVGPETLEAMARINADVFFMGVTGVHPRAGFTTGDYEEAGIKRALAARAAETVVMASREKLNAASAFAIGELNLASTLIVDGEPDAALRQRLVQSGVEIVPVQRSR
- a CDS encoding LysR family transcriptional regulator codes for the protein MKTLQYSFAQIEAFATIAETGSLSRAAIRLGKDRTTLRDLLDYLEDALGYRLFSREGRTLTLTAEGEQLFRQAHLLLRQAQAFESFAQTLPQTAGQALRLVYDPFIPRDFLCALADTLARRQIRLSCWSASRGEAEQALSDGVADMAMCQANNRTLGSEMEWRALGTVDLRFYAADRLFRDAARPLTLLNLSLTPQLVMHRRSDDQIARRLQISGHTLYMNEITLLRHAMEQGRGWGFLPDHLRPGEWQGVGEIATEVGSQGLNVTMVMLWLPGMNKHRLLSDIVDEAPALWRRG
- the yejK gene encoding nucleoid-associated protein YejK, with product MSLDIDQIALHQLIKRDEQNLELVLRESLLEPNATVVEMMAELHRVYSAKSKAYGLFNEESELAQALRLQRQGEEEFLAFSRAATGRLRDELAKYPFAEGGIVLFCQYRYLAVEYLLVAVLNNLSSMRVNEELDIRSTHYLDINHADIVARIDLTEWETNPESTRYLTFLKGRVGRKVADFFMDFLGASEGLNAKAQNRGLLQAVDDFAADAQLDKSERQNVRQQVYAYCNEQLQAGEEIELESLSKELAGVSEKSFQEFTAEQGYELEESFPADRSTLRQLTKFAGSGGGLTINFDAMLLGERVFWDPATDTLTIKGTPPNLRDQLQRRTSGGN
- a CDS encoding YejL family protein, with protein sequence MPQISRYSDQQVEQLLSELTNVLESHKAPVDLSLMVLGNMVTNLINSSVAPAQRQAIARSFAQALQSSINDDPAH